The following coding sequences lie in one Vitis vinifera cultivar Pinot Noir 40024 chromosome 19, ASM3070453v1 genomic window:
- the LOC100246914 gene encoding protein CUP-SHAPED COTYLEDON 2 has protein sequence MDAYHHFDNSDAHLPPGFRFHPTDEELITYYLIKKVLDSNFTGRAIAEVDLNKCEPWELPEKAKMGEKEWYFFSLRDRKYPTGLRTNRATEAGYWKATGKDREIYSSKTCSLVGMKKTLVFYRGRAPKGEKSNWVMHEYRLEGKFAYHYLSRSSKDEWVISRVFQKSGSSGGGGATGGKKARLSSTVNLYPEVSSPSSASLPPLLDVSPYAGTSAAAAVNDRESCSYDGGESSNNSNARDQHVPWFSTIAAAAAAAAANSFNAHHQPPPFDLAPPSIIGSIDPSRFPRNGAVPAFPNLRSLQENLHLPFFFSQVAPPIPSSGDPSTEMGITNSAGNWPAPENQKMDNGRLPMGATELDCMWSY, from the exons ATGGATGCTTACCATCACTTTGACAACAGTGATGCCCATTTGCCTCCTGGGTTCCGGTTCCACCCGACCGACGAAGAGCTCATCACCTACTACCTCATCAAGAAGGTCCTCGACAGCAACTTCACCGGCCGTGCCATTGCCGAAGTGGACCTCAACAAGTGCGAGCCATGGGAGCTTCCTG AAAAAGCAAAGATGGGAGAGAAGGAGTGGTACTTCTTCAGCCTCCGCGATCGGAAGTATCCAACTGGCCTCCGAACCAACCGGGCCACAGAAGCTGGCTACTGGAAGGCCACTGGGAAAGACAGAGAGATTTACAGCTCGAAGACTTGTTCACTTGTGGGGATGAAGAAGACACTCGTTTTCTACAGGGGGAGAGCCCCGAAGGGAGAGAAGAGCAACTGGGTCATGCATGAATATCGCCTGGAAGGCAAATTCGCCTACCATTACCTCTCCAGGAGCTCCAAG GACGAGTGGGTCATTTCCCGTGTGTTCCAGAAGAGTGGCTCCAGCGGCGGCGGAGGGGCTACCGGAGGGAAGAAGGCGCGGCTGAGTTCCACCGTTAACCTTTACCCAGAGGTGAGCTCGCCCTCGTCGGCCTCCCTCCCGCCCCTCCTCGACGTCTCTCCCTACGCTGGTACTTCCGCCGCCGCCGCCGTCAATGACCGCGAGAGTTGCTCCTACGACGGCGGCGAAAGCAGCAACAACAGCAATGCGCGTGACCAGCACGTGCCCTGGTTCTCCACAATCGCCGCAGCGGCCGCAGCCGCTGCTGCCAACTCCTTCAACGCCCACCACCAACCCCCGCCGTTCGACCTTGCTCCCCCTTCCATCATCGGTTCAATCGACCCCTCCCGCTTCCCGCGAAACGGCGCCGTTCCAGCTTTTCCCAACCTGAGGTCTCTCCAGGAAAATCTGCACTtgcctttcttcttctcccaGGTAGCCCCACCAATCCCCAGCTCCGGTGACCCCTCCACCGAGATGGGCATCACCAATTCGGCTGGAAACTGGCCGGCCCCAGAAAATCAAAAGATGGACAACGGCAGATTACCAATGGGAGCCACTGAGCTCGATTGCATGTGGTCATACTGA
- the LOC100260719 gene encoding uncharacterized protein LOC100260719 isoform X1 gives MEEYTLDDPTLLLQAASDFGHHPGVHSDASAKAFLHRFPLPVIINVLQTKADVPGVESTLVACLERIFCTKHGASLIPQYMPFVQVGLRADSQVVRCLACKTVSCLLENFGENTVPAAQLIVEHDIYPLLLDCLINGNEQVATASMDAIKSLAGSFEGMEIIFPANDNEATHLRNLAARCSSLGRVRVLALVVKLFSVSSSVASLIHNSDLLNLLEAEVCNTDDTLVTLSVLELLYELAEIQHGTEFLPRTTLVQLLSSIIGNTSMESILRSRAMMISGRLLSKENIFKFIDESCVKTVISLIDGRLRSLESQDADECESALETLGQIGSSIHGAELLLLSSPPAARHVIDAAFDRQGRGRHLAALHALGNISGETRSENKIMLNNDAEESLQHLIYESASKSPKLTPSGLFLSVLQQDAEVRLAGYRVITGLVARPWCLMEICSKQEIVNIITGAHSETTKIGMEAKYNCCKAIHWVFMSSSKLTSDPALTGIAEKLQEAVRRGPYLARKLQEAQPVVMTADRF, from the exons ATGGAGGAGTACACCTTGGATGATCCCACCCTGCTTCTCCAAGCTGCCTCCGATTTCGGTCACCATCCCG GAGTTCACAGTGACGCTTCAGCGAAGGCCTTCCTGCACAGATTCCCTCTTCCAGTCATCATCAA TGTTTTACAAACCAAAGCAGATGTGCCTGGTGTGGAAAGTACTCTAGTTGCTTGTCTTGAGAGGATATTTTGCACAAAACATGGAGCCTCTCTCATTCCACAATATATG CCTTTTGTACAAGTTGGTCTCAGGGCAGATTCTCAAGTGGTCAGATGTTTAGCTTGTAAAACA GTTTCTTGCCTACTTGAAAACTTTGGTGAGAATACTGTTCCTGCTGCACAGCTGATTGTTGAACATGATATATATCCACTTTTGCTTGATTGCCTCATTAATGG CAATGAACAAGTTGCAACTGCATCAATGGATGCAATTAAGAGTTTGGCTGGTTCTTTTGAAGGCATG GAAATCATCTTTCCAGCTAATGACAACGAAGCTACGCATCTCAGAAATTTGGCTGCCCGATGTTCATCACTG GGACGAGTTCGGGTTTTAGCTTTGGTGGTGAAGCTATTCTCTGTCTCCAGCTCTGTAGCGTCACTAATTCACAACTCTGATCTACTTAACTTACTGGAGGCAGAAGTCTGCAACACAGATGATACCCTTGTAACTTTAAGTGTTTTGGAGCTATTATATGAG TTGGCAGAAATTCAACATGGTACAGAGTTCTTACCGAGGACCACCCTTGTTCAACTACTCAGTTCTATAATCGG caacacatccatGGAATCAATTTTAAGATCAAGAGCGATGATGATAAGTGGCAGGCTTCTTTCCAAGGAGAATATTTTCAAGTTCATTGATGAATCTT GTGTTAAAACTGTTATTTCATTGATTGATGGAAGACTCAGGTCATTGGAAAGTCAAGATGCAGATGAATGTGAATCCGCACTTGAAACATTGGGTCAAATAGGTTCAT CAATTCATGGAGCTGAATTGCTACTTTTAAGTTCACCACCTGCTGCTAGACATGTTATTGATGCTGCCTTTGATCGGCAAGGACGTGGTAGACATCTG GCTGCATTGCATGCTCTTGGAAACATATCTGGAGAAACTAGATCAGAAAACAAGATAATGCTGAACAATGATGCAGAAGAAAGCCTCCAGCACCTGATCTATGAATCAGCATCCAAGAGTCCAAAGCTGACTCCATCA GGTCTTTTTCTATCAGTTCTTCAACAGGATGCAGAAGTTCGTCTGGCG GGTTATAGAGTAATAACTGGCCTGGTGGCACGGCCATGGTGCCTGATGGAGATTTGCTCAAAACAAGAAATAGTAAACATAATTACTGGTGCACATTCTGAAACCACAAAAATAG gCATGGAAGCTAAATACAATTGTTGCAAGGCAATTCATTGGGTCTTCATGTCATCAAGTAAACTTACCAGTGATCCTGCTCTCACCGGAATAGCTGAAAAG TTGCAAGAAGCTGTTAGAAGGGGTCCTTATCTTGCAAGAAAGCTTCAGGAAGCTCAACCTGTAGTAATGACAGCTGACAGATTTTAG
- the LOC100260719 gene encoding uncharacterized protein LOC100260719 isoform X2: MEEYTLDDPTLLLQAASDFGHHPGVHSDASAKAFLHRFPLPVIINVLQTKADVPGVESTLVACLERIFCTKHGASLIPQYMVSCLLENFGENTVPAAQLIVEHDIYPLLLDCLINGNEQVATASMDAIKSLAGSFEGMEIIFPANDNEATHLRNLAARCSSLGRVRVLALVVKLFSVSSSVASLIHNSDLLNLLEAEVCNTDDTLVTLSVLELLYELAEIQHGTEFLPRTTLVQLLSSIIGNTSMESILRSRAMMISGRLLSKENIFKFIDESCVKTVISLIDGRLRSLESQDADECESALETLGQIGSSIHGAELLLLSSPPAARHVIDAAFDRQGRGRHLAALHALGNISGETRSENKIMLNNDAEESLQHLIYESASKSPKLTPSGLFLSVLQQDAEVRLAGYRVITGLVARPWCLMEICSKQEIVNIITGAHSETTKIGMEAKYNCCKAIHWVFMSSSKLTSDPALTGIAEKLQEAVRRGPYLARKLQEAQPVVMTADRF; encoded by the exons ATGGAGGAGTACACCTTGGATGATCCCACCCTGCTTCTCCAAGCTGCCTCCGATTTCGGTCACCATCCCG GAGTTCACAGTGACGCTTCAGCGAAGGCCTTCCTGCACAGATTCCCTCTTCCAGTCATCATCAA TGTTTTACAAACCAAAGCAGATGTGCCTGGTGTGGAAAGTACTCTAGTTGCTTGTCTTGAGAGGATATTTTGCACAAAACATGGAGCCTCTCTCATTCCACAATATATG GTTTCTTGCCTACTTGAAAACTTTGGTGAGAATACTGTTCCTGCTGCACAGCTGATTGTTGAACATGATATATATCCACTTTTGCTTGATTGCCTCATTAATGG CAATGAACAAGTTGCAACTGCATCAATGGATGCAATTAAGAGTTTGGCTGGTTCTTTTGAAGGCATG GAAATCATCTTTCCAGCTAATGACAACGAAGCTACGCATCTCAGAAATTTGGCTGCCCGATGTTCATCACTG GGACGAGTTCGGGTTTTAGCTTTGGTGGTGAAGCTATTCTCTGTCTCCAGCTCTGTAGCGTCACTAATTCACAACTCTGATCTACTTAACTTACTGGAGGCAGAAGTCTGCAACACAGATGATACCCTTGTAACTTTAAGTGTTTTGGAGCTATTATATGAG TTGGCAGAAATTCAACATGGTACAGAGTTCTTACCGAGGACCACCCTTGTTCAACTACTCAGTTCTATAATCGG caacacatccatGGAATCAATTTTAAGATCAAGAGCGATGATGATAAGTGGCAGGCTTCTTTCCAAGGAGAATATTTTCAAGTTCATTGATGAATCTT GTGTTAAAACTGTTATTTCATTGATTGATGGAAGACTCAGGTCATTGGAAAGTCAAGATGCAGATGAATGTGAATCCGCACTTGAAACATTGGGTCAAATAGGTTCAT CAATTCATGGAGCTGAATTGCTACTTTTAAGTTCACCACCTGCTGCTAGACATGTTATTGATGCTGCCTTTGATCGGCAAGGACGTGGTAGACATCTG GCTGCATTGCATGCTCTTGGAAACATATCTGGAGAAACTAGATCAGAAAACAAGATAATGCTGAACAATGATGCAGAAGAAAGCCTCCAGCACCTGATCTATGAATCAGCATCCAAGAGTCCAAAGCTGACTCCATCA GGTCTTTTTCTATCAGTTCTTCAACAGGATGCAGAAGTTCGTCTGGCG GGTTATAGAGTAATAACTGGCCTGGTGGCACGGCCATGGTGCCTGATGGAGATTTGCTCAAAACAAGAAATAGTAAACATAATTACTGGTGCACATTCTGAAACCACAAAAATAG gCATGGAAGCTAAATACAATTGTTGCAAGGCAATTCATTGGGTCTTCATGTCATCAAGTAAACTTACCAGTGATCCTGCTCTCACCGGAATAGCTGAAAAG TTGCAAGAAGCTGTTAGAAGGGGTCCTTATCTTGCAAGAAAGCTTCAGGAAGCTCAACCTGTAGTAATGACAGCTGACAGATTTTAG
- the LOC100252048 gene encoding putative pentatricopeptide repeat-containing protein At3g15200, whose protein sequence is MHSRFQMLKLYSRVNTQLKFKFEFLTQPRRKHPILPHIIPNQHFHSTQNPNSEFNFREGFERDEFVGLVADPGKREVFRRDPDGETALEVQNLLKTYRDSSVSEIEGALHQCRLSLTDDLVLDVLKRHRSDWRPAYVFFNWASRCGIESGYSPGCGVHNEILDILGRMRRFHEMTQLFDEMSKRKGLVNERTFGVLLNRYAAAHKTEEAVKIFYKRKGLGFELDLIAFQTLLMSLCRYKHVEMAEFLFHSKKNEFPPDIKSMNVILNGWCVLGSLREAKRFWNDIITSKCKPDKFTYGIFINSLTKAGKLSTAVKLFQAMWEKGCNPDVAICNCIIDALCFKKRIPEALEVLREMNERDCQPDVATYNSLIKHLCKIQRFEKVYELLDDMEQKGCLPNARTYGYLLKSTKKPEEVPGILERMERNGCRMNSDCYNLILKLYMDWGYELKLRSTLDEMERNGMGPDQRTYTIMIHGLYDKGRMDDALSYFKQMTLMGMVPEPRTTLLVNAMNIKLKEREAEPEGKGARNKADSIRPSTRRGKKKRAF, encoded by the coding sequence ATGCATTCCAGATTCCAAATGTTGAAACTCTATTCCCGCGTAAACACCCAACTGAAATTCAAATTCGAATTCCTAACCCAACCCAGAAGAAAGCACCCGATCCTTCCTCACATTATTCCCAATCAGCATTTTCACAGCACACAGAACCCGAACTCTGAATTTAATTTCAGAGAAGGGTTTGAAAGAGACGAGTTTGTTGGCTTGGTTGCTGATCCCGGCAAACGCGAGGTGTTCCGACGAGACCCAGATGGCGAAACCGCTCTCGAAGTCCAAAATCTCCTCAAAACTTACAGAGACAGCTCAGTTTCTGAGATCGAGGGAGCTCTCCACCAATGCAGACTCTCACTGACCGATGATTTGGTCCTCGATGTGCTTAAACGGCACCGTTCCGACTGGAGACCCGCATATGTGTTCTTCAATTGGGCGTCCAGATGTGGTATAGAAAGTGGATATTCACCTGGGTGTGGCGTCCACAATGAAATTCTTGACATTCTAGGTCGAATGAGGCGGTTCCATGAAATGACCCAATTGTTCGACGAAATGTCTAAGAGAAAAGGCCTTGTCAATGAGAGGACTTTTGGGGTTTTGCTTAATAGATATGCAGCTGCACATAAGACAGAAGAGGCAGTGAAGATTTTCTATAAGAGGAAAGGGCTTGGATTCGAGCTTGATTTGATTGCATTTCAGACACTTTTGATGTCATTGTGCAGGTATAAACATGTTGAAATGGCTGAGTTTTTGTTCCATTCCAAGAAGAATGAATTCCCACCTGATATAAAGTCTATGAATGTCATCCTCAATGGATGGTGTGTGCTTGGGAGTTTGCGTGAAGCCAAGAGGTTTTGGAATGATATAATCACATCTAAGTGCAAACCTGATAAGTTCACATACGGGATTTTCATAAATTCATTGACAAAGGCAGGGAAATTGAGTACTGCTGTGAAGCTGTTTCAAGCAATGTGGGAGAAGGGGTGCAATCCAGATGTGGCAATCTGCAATTGCATCATTGATGCATTGTGTTTCAAGAAGCGGATTCCCGAAGCTCTGGAAGTTTTGAGGGAGATGAATGAGCGAGATTGCCAGCCTGATGTCGCGACTTACAACTCGCTCATCAAGCATTTGTGCAAGATTCAGCGGTTTGAAAAGGTTTATGAGCTGTTGGATGACATGGAACAGAAGGGTTGTTTGCCAAATGCTAGAACTTATGGTTACTTGTTGAAGTCCACAAAGAAACCAGAGGAAGTTCCTGGGATTTTGGAGAGGATGGAGAGAAATGGATGCAGGATGAACAGTGATTGctacaatttaattttaaagttgtaTATGGACTGGGgttatgaattaaaattgagGTCTACTTTGGATGAGATGGAGAGAAATGGGATGGGACCTGATCAGCGAACATATACTATTATGATTCATGGGCTTTATGACAAGGGAAGGATGGACGATGCcttgagttatttcaagcagaTGACATTGATGGGAATGGTGCCAGAGCCAAGGACAACGTTGTTGGTGAATGCCATGAACATCAAGTTAAAGGAAAGAGAAGCTGAACCAGAGGGGAAGGGGGCGAGAAACAAGGCTGATTCCATAAGGCCTTCAACTAGAagggggaagaagaagagggcGTTTTAA